In one Alnus glutinosa chromosome 12, dhAlnGlut1.1, whole genome shotgun sequence genomic region, the following are encoded:
- the LOC133851854 gene encoding uncharacterized protein LOC133851854 isoform X2, protein MSSGKVVLTYKRKRPSSRNGLTHGNSGCDALLGRPNDTPLVTPDKHGALSDEHISENHKGHSSRSLECVACGERGNLVHCDGCNQSYHLQCINKSLKRQCCRSIIQKDSSTSQPLQKSSRLKAKKNIEGYDSSEMRVSSNKSFLMRSPGEGSGKDTAGPSSEDIVSDNKFGHSQMVSCSNVNSSTACDHNYSEGILLPKSMGLDPEKSSDFVSLKSSFVTKCSFACDDVSSGLKLSNLEDTDCKTKSSNCSDAVGPTKLTTPFITFSRRYKRKKEMDGSGRQEKSLFEEKKCSLFGKWSNCANGNAHGRATCNKDCLVDHAADISQSKEVPDSRRLYCQNKDKIKDIDSTETNAGDAPETKTLVCNKEPPLDRENISKEFSPVAGQEIGQSSQIAIDIQEDLPMYSSGMSLNNAVKDLHSQARTVDKEPETFQAHLREEPQLVSSDGLKAIIIRDFTTGGSLPYVNLSFTPTDSCDTKGCNINSDLASQKQSICSAPQTLQCADSASRSDATSLHGVLPQELLDSMNERVGKSSSAHPMQARRDAYIYMEGVGAHCKINDEVSFEFSMDITPKVKCLQLFSEDKSTDALSLAITQPEVTASVVSEEQNHLQLGSESTQLKQDSNRSSLLLGLSLPSESKIGGSGSNNFSTALPWLNCISEARKFVQDTVPESLTNQTSSLLGNKLMLDSIVSRAKALNGRGSIHGDFKPNTIVWSEEELDFLWIGVRRHGRDNWDAMLRDPRLRFSPWKVAGDLAERWEEEQSKLLNVTHASLFKDSNTRNFSSNCNRNFLGPRRGSRRENMADETQLSLGNLYADLEGNGSNRPYFRSSYIQNNDTGQLQRPPSHPWKGPYSDCHGVNYDWESFNLLEWETMPRGNPSSGDGPITCLAAKANLPHWLREVVSTPPRSAGSNLSLVASSFAQPCPVPRNRIHGRLCGFRTRDMRPSNSSTHRFNLIRTGMAEQSRDSSNHASKPDDVIIIDSDGSSEETISDDRSA, encoded by the exons ATGTCTAGCGGCAAAGTGGTTTTAACATACAAGCGAAAGCGGCCATCTTCAAGAAATGGTCTTACCCATGGCAATAGTGGGTGTGATGCACTTTTGGGACGTCCAAATGATACTCCTTTAGTCACCCCAGATAAACATGGTGCACTGAGTGATGAGCACATATCAGAAAATCATAAAGGACATTCATCA AGATCTCTTGAATGTGTTGCATGTGGTGAGAGGGGTAACCTCGTGCACTGTGATGGATGCAATCAATCATATCATCTTCAATGCATAAATAAGTCCCTTAAG AGGCAATGTTGCCGTAGTATTATACAAAAGGATTCTTCGACATCTCAGCCACTCCAAAAATCAAGTAGACTaaaggcaaagaaaaacatCGAAGGATATGACTCAAGTGAAATGAGGGTTAGCTCTAATAAATCGTTTCTGATGAGAAGTCCTGGTGAGGGTTCTGGAAAGGACACTGCTGGCCCATCTTCTGAGGATATAGTTTCCGACAATAAGTTTGGTCACAGTCAAATGGTTTCATGTTCAAATGTTAATTCTAGCACTGCATGTGATCATAATTATTCTGAAGGGATATTACTCCCTAAGTCAATGGGGCTGGACCCTGAAAAGAGTTCGGACTTTGTTAGCTTGAAATCTTCTTTTGTGACGAAGTGCAGCTTTGCATGTGATGATGTTTCATCTGGGTTAAAATTGTCAAATTTGGAAGACACTGACTGTAAAACTAAGTCCAGTAACTGTAGTGATGCAGTTGGACCAACAAAACTGACCACTCCATTTATTACGTTCAGTCgaagatataaaagaaaaaaggaaatggatGGCAGTGGTAGACAAGAAAAATCACTGTTTGAGGAAAAAAAGTGTTCGTTGTTTGGCAAATGGAGTAACTGCGCAAATGGTAATGCCCATGGTCGAGCAACATGCAATAAAGACTGCTTAGTGGATCATGCAGCAGATATTAGCCAATCAAAGGAGGTTCCAGATTCTAGGCGTTTGTATTGCCAAAATAAAGATAAA ATAAAAGATATTGATTCTACAGAGACTAATGCTGGAGATGCTCCTGAAACTAAGAC TTTGGTTTGCAATAAAGAACCACCACTTGATCGGGAAAATATATCAAAGGAATTCTCACCTGTAGCTGGACAAGAAATAGGCCAGAGTTCCCAGATTGCCATAGATATCCAAGAAGATCTTCCTATGTATTCTTCAGGAATGTCTTTAAATAATGCCGTTAAAGACTTACACTCTCAAGCCAGAACTGTAGATAAAGAACCTGAAACCTTTCAGGCCCACCTCAGAGAGGAACCTCAACTTGTGTCAAGCGATGGTCTGAAAGCAATAATAATACGTGATTTCACTACAGGAGGATCTCTACCTTATGTGAACCTGTCTTTTACTCCCACTG ATTCCTGTGATACCAAGGGTTGTAATATTAATTCAGATCTGGCTTCTCAAAAGCAATCCATTTGTTCTGCACCACAAACTCTTCAGTGCGCGGACTCTGCAAGCAGAAGTGATGCCACTTCTTTACATGGAGTGCTTCCCCAAGAATTGTTGGATTCTATGAATGAGAGAGTTGGGAAATCCTCTTCAGCCCACCCTATGCAGGCACGTAGAGatgcgtatatatatatggaaggaGTTGGTGCTCACTGCAAAATTAATGATGAAGTTTCTTTTGAGTTCTCCATGGACATCACACCAAAAGTTAAATGTCTGCAG CTATTTTCAGAGGACAAAAGCACTGATGCTCTGAGCTTAGCCATTACGCAGCCTGAGGTAACTGCTTCCGTGGTTTCAGAAGAACAAAATCATCTTCAATTGGGAAGTGAAAGCACTCAGCTGAAACAAGATTCAAATAGATCGTCACTCCTTCTAGGTTTATCCTTACCCTCTGAGTCTAAAATTGGAGGATCTGGCTCCAATAACTTCTCCACTGCTCTGCCCTGGTTGAACTGCATCAGTGAAGCAAGAAAATTTGTCCAGGATACTGTGCCCGAATCCTTGACTAACCAGACATCATCACTACTGGGAAACAAGCTGATGCTTGACAGCATTGTAAGCCGAGCAAAAGCTTTGAATGGAAGAGGCAGTATACATGGTGACTTCAAGCCTAACACTATCGTGTGGTCTGAAGAGGAGTTGGATTTTCTGTGGATAGGTGTAAGAAGACATGGAAGGGACAATTGGGATGCCATGTTGAGAGATCCAAGATTGCGCTTTTCACCATGGAAGGTTGCAGGGGACCTGGCTGAGCGGTGGGAGGAGGAACAATCCAAGTTATTGAATGTTACGCATGCTTCATTGTTTAAGGATTCAAATACGAGAAATTTTTCATCGAACTGTAACCGCAACTTCTTGGGTCCCAGAAGAGGAAGCCGGAGAGAAAATATGGCAGATGAAACCCAACTCTCACTTGGAAATTTATATGCTGACTTGGAGGGTAATGGCTCCAATAGACCATATTTCAGGTCAAGTTATATTCAAAATAATGACACTGGACAACTCCAGAGGCCTCCTAGTCACCCATGGAAGGGCCCTTATTCTGATTGTCATGGGGTAAACTATGATTGGGAGTCATTTAATTTATTGGAATGGGAGACTATGCCAAGGGGCAATCCTTCATCAGGTGATGGCCCCATAACTTGTTTGGCAGCAAAAGCTAATTTACCCCACTGGCTCAGAGAAGTGGTTAGTACTCCTCCAAGGTCAGCTGGGTCAAATCTGTCATTGGTTGCTTCATCATTTGCTCAGCCATGCCCTGTACCGAGAAACAGAATCCATGGCAGGCTTTGTGGTTTCAGGACAAGAGACATGCGACCATCAAATAGCAGCACTCATCGGTTCAACCTAATCAGAACTGGAATGGCTGAACAAAGCAGGGATTCTTCGAACCATGCTAGTAAACCAGATGATGTTATAATTATCGACAGTGATGGTTCTTCTGAAGAGACCATTTCTGATGATCGTAGTGCTTGA
- the LOC133851854 gene encoding uncharacterized protein LOC133851854 isoform X1, whose translation MSSGKVVLTYKRKRPSSRNGLTHGNSGCDALLGRPNDTPLVTPDKHGALSDEHISENHKGHSSRSLECVACGERGNLVHCDGCNQSYHLQCINKSLKRQCCRSIIQKDSSTSQPLQKSSRLKAKKNIEGYDSSEMRVSSNKSFLMRSPGEGSGKDTAGPSSEDIVSDNKFGHSQMVSCSNVNSSTACDHNYSEGILLPKSMGLDPEKSSDFVSLKSSFVTKCSFACDDVSSGLKLSNLEDTDCKTKSSNCSDAVGPTKLTTPFITFSRRYKRKKEMDGSGRQEKSLFEEKKCSLFGKWSNCANGNAHGRATCNKDCLVDHAADISQSKEVPDSRRLYCQNKDKIKDIDSTETNAGDAPETKTLVCNKEPPLDRENISKEFSPVAGQEIGQSSQIAIDIQEDLPMYSSGMSLNNAVKDLHSQARTVDKEPETFQAHLREEPQLVSSDGLKAIIIRDFTTGGSLPYVNLSFTPTADSCDTKGCNINSDLASQKQSICSAPQTLQCADSASRSDATSLHGVLPQELLDSMNERVGKSSSAHPMQARRDAYIYMEGVGAHCKINDEVSFEFSMDITPKVKCLQLFSEDKSTDALSLAITQPEVTASVVSEEQNHLQLGSESTQLKQDSNRSSLLLGLSLPSESKIGGSGSNNFSTALPWLNCISEARKFVQDTVPESLTNQTSSLLGNKLMLDSIVSRAKALNGRGSIHGDFKPNTIVWSEEELDFLWIGVRRHGRDNWDAMLRDPRLRFSPWKVAGDLAERWEEEQSKLLNVTHASLFKDSNTRNFSSNCNRNFLGPRRGSRRENMADETQLSLGNLYADLEGNGSNRPYFRSSYIQNNDTGQLQRPPSHPWKGPYSDCHGVNYDWESFNLLEWETMPRGNPSSGDGPITCLAAKANLPHWLREVVSTPPRSAGSNLSLVASSFAQPCPVPRNRIHGRLCGFRTRDMRPSNSSTHRFNLIRTGMAEQSRDSSNHASKPDDVIIIDSDGSSEETISDDRSA comes from the exons ATGTCTAGCGGCAAAGTGGTTTTAACATACAAGCGAAAGCGGCCATCTTCAAGAAATGGTCTTACCCATGGCAATAGTGGGTGTGATGCACTTTTGGGACGTCCAAATGATACTCCTTTAGTCACCCCAGATAAACATGGTGCACTGAGTGATGAGCACATATCAGAAAATCATAAAGGACATTCATCA AGATCTCTTGAATGTGTTGCATGTGGTGAGAGGGGTAACCTCGTGCACTGTGATGGATGCAATCAATCATATCATCTTCAATGCATAAATAAGTCCCTTAAG AGGCAATGTTGCCGTAGTATTATACAAAAGGATTCTTCGACATCTCAGCCACTCCAAAAATCAAGTAGACTaaaggcaaagaaaaacatCGAAGGATATGACTCAAGTGAAATGAGGGTTAGCTCTAATAAATCGTTTCTGATGAGAAGTCCTGGTGAGGGTTCTGGAAAGGACACTGCTGGCCCATCTTCTGAGGATATAGTTTCCGACAATAAGTTTGGTCACAGTCAAATGGTTTCATGTTCAAATGTTAATTCTAGCACTGCATGTGATCATAATTATTCTGAAGGGATATTACTCCCTAAGTCAATGGGGCTGGACCCTGAAAAGAGTTCGGACTTTGTTAGCTTGAAATCTTCTTTTGTGACGAAGTGCAGCTTTGCATGTGATGATGTTTCATCTGGGTTAAAATTGTCAAATTTGGAAGACACTGACTGTAAAACTAAGTCCAGTAACTGTAGTGATGCAGTTGGACCAACAAAACTGACCACTCCATTTATTACGTTCAGTCgaagatataaaagaaaaaaggaaatggatGGCAGTGGTAGACAAGAAAAATCACTGTTTGAGGAAAAAAAGTGTTCGTTGTTTGGCAAATGGAGTAACTGCGCAAATGGTAATGCCCATGGTCGAGCAACATGCAATAAAGACTGCTTAGTGGATCATGCAGCAGATATTAGCCAATCAAAGGAGGTTCCAGATTCTAGGCGTTTGTATTGCCAAAATAAAGATAAA ATAAAAGATATTGATTCTACAGAGACTAATGCTGGAGATGCTCCTGAAACTAAGAC TTTGGTTTGCAATAAAGAACCACCACTTGATCGGGAAAATATATCAAAGGAATTCTCACCTGTAGCTGGACAAGAAATAGGCCAGAGTTCCCAGATTGCCATAGATATCCAAGAAGATCTTCCTATGTATTCTTCAGGAATGTCTTTAAATAATGCCGTTAAAGACTTACACTCTCAAGCCAGAACTGTAGATAAAGAACCTGAAACCTTTCAGGCCCACCTCAGAGAGGAACCTCAACTTGTGTCAAGCGATGGTCTGAAAGCAATAATAATACGTGATTTCACTACAGGAGGATCTCTACCTTATGTGAACCTGTCTTTTACTCCCACTG CAGATTCCTGTGATACCAAGGGTTGTAATATTAATTCAGATCTGGCTTCTCAAAAGCAATCCATTTGTTCTGCACCACAAACTCTTCAGTGCGCGGACTCTGCAAGCAGAAGTGATGCCACTTCTTTACATGGAGTGCTTCCCCAAGAATTGTTGGATTCTATGAATGAGAGAGTTGGGAAATCCTCTTCAGCCCACCCTATGCAGGCACGTAGAGatgcgtatatatatatggaaggaGTTGGTGCTCACTGCAAAATTAATGATGAAGTTTCTTTTGAGTTCTCCATGGACATCACACCAAAAGTTAAATGTCTGCAG CTATTTTCAGAGGACAAAAGCACTGATGCTCTGAGCTTAGCCATTACGCAGCCTGAGGTAACTGCTTCCGTGGTTTCAGAAGAACAAAATCATCTTCAATTGGGAAGTGAAAGCACTCAGCTGAAACAAGATTCAAATAGATCGTCACTCCTTCTAGGTTTATCCTTACCCTCTGAGTCTAAAATTGGAGGATCTGGCTCCAATAACTTCTCCACTGCTCTGCCCTGGTTGAACTGCATCAGTGAAGCAAGAAAATTTGTCCAGGATACTGTGCCCGAATCCTTGACTAACCAGACATCATCACTACTGGGAAACAAGCTGATGCTTGACAGCATTGTAAGCCGAGCAAAAGCTTTGAATGGAAGAGGCAGTATACATGGTGACTTCAAGCCTAACACTATCGTGTGGTCTGAAGAGGAGTTGGATTTTCTGTGGATAGGTGTAAGAAGACATGGAAGGGACAATTGGGATGCCATGTTGAGAGATCCAAGATTGCGCTTTTCACCATGGAAGGTTGCAGGGGACCTGGCTGAGCGGTGGGAGGAGGAACAATCCAAGTTATTGAATGTTACGCATGCTTCATTGTTTAAGGATTCAAATACGAGAAATTTTTCATCGAACTGTAACCGCAACTTCTTGGGTCCCAGAAGAGGAAGCCGGAGAGAAAATATGGCAGATGAAACCCAACTCTCACTTGGAAATTTATATGCTGACTTGGAGGGTAATGGCTCCAATAGACCATATTTCAGGTCAAGTTATATTCAAAATAATGACACTGGACAACTCCAGAGGCCTCCTAGTCACCCATGGAAGGGCCCTTATTCTGATTGTCATGGGGTAAACTATGATTGGGAGTCATTTAATTTATTGGAATGGGAGACTATGCCAAGGGGCAATCCTTCATCAGGTGATGGCCCCATAACTTGTTTGGCAGCAAAAGCTAATTTACCCCACTGGCTCAGAGAAGTGGTTAGTACTCCTCCAAGGTCAGCTGGGTCAAATCTGTCATTGGTTGCTTCATCATTTGCTCAGCCATGCCCTGTACCGAGAAACAGAATCCATGGCAGGCTTTGTGGTTTCAGGACAAGAGACATGCGACCATCAAATAGCAGCACTCATCGGTTCAACCTAATCAGAACTGGAATGGCTGAACAAAGCAGGGATTCTTCGAACCATGCTAGTAAACCAGATGATGTTATAATTATCGACAGTGATGGTTCTTCTGAAGAGACCATTTCTGATGATCGTAGTGCTTGA
- the LOC133851854 gene encoding uncharacterized protein LOC133851854 isoform X3 yields MSSGKVVLTYKRKRPSSRNGLTHGNSGCDALLGRPNDTPLVTPDKHGALSDEHISENHKGHSSRSLECVACGERGNLVHCDGCNQSYHLQCINKSLKRQCCRSIIQKDSSTSQPLQKSSRLKAKKNIEGYDSSEMRVSSNKSFLMRSPGEGSGKDTAGPSSEDIVSDNKFGHSQMVSCSNVNSSTACDHNYSEGILLPKSMGLDPEKSSDFVSLKSSFVTKCSFACDDVSSGLKLSNLEDTDCKTKSSNCSDAVGPTKLTTPFITFSRRYKRKKEMDGSGRQEKSLFEEKKCSLFGKWSNCANGNAHGRATCNKDCLVDHAADISQSKEVPDSRRLYCQNKDKIKDIDSTETNAGDAPETKTLVCNKEPPLDRENISKEFSPVAGQEIGQSSQIAIDIQEDLPMYSSGMSLNNAVKDLHSQARTVDKEPETFQAHLREEPQLVSSDGLKAIIIRDFTTGGSLPYVNLSFTPTDLASQKQSICSAPQTLQCADSASRSDATSLHGVLPQELLDSMNERVGKSSSAHPMQARRDAYIYMEGVGAHCKINDEVSFEFSMDITPKVKCLQLFSEDKSTDALSLAITQPEVTASVVSEEQNHLQLGSESTQLKQDSNRSSLLLGLSLPSESKIGGSGSNNFSTALPWLNCISEARKFVQDTVPESLTNQTSSLLGNKLMLDSIVSRAKALNGRGSIHGDFKPNTIVWSEEELDFLWIGVRRHGRDNWDAMLRDPRLRFSPWKVAGDLAERWEEEQSKLLNVTHASLFKDSNTRNFSSNCNRNFLGPRRGSRRENMADETQLSLGNLYADLEGNGSNRPYFRSSYIQNNDTGQLQRPPSHPWKGPYSDCHGVNYDWESFNLLEWETMPRGNPSSGDGPITCLAAKANLPHWLREVVSTPPRSAGSNLSLVASSFAQPCPVPRNRIHGRLCGFRTRDMRPSNSSTHRFNLIRTGMAEQSRDSSNHASKPDDVIIIDSDGSSEETISDDRSA; encoded by the exons ATGTCTAGCGGCAAAGTGGTTTTAACATACAAGCGAAAGCGGCCATCTTCAAGAAATGGTCTTACCCATGGCAATAGTGGGTGTGATGCACTTTTGGGACGTCCAAATGATACTCCTTTAGTCACCCCAGATAAACATGGTGCACTGAGTGATGAGCACATATCAGAAAATCATAAAGGACATTCATCA AGATCTCTTGAATGTGTTGCATGTGGTGAGAGGGGTAACCTCGTGCACTGTGATGGATGCAATCAATCATATCATCTTCAATGCATAAATAAGTCCCTTAAG AGGCAATGTTGCCGTAGTATTATACAAAAGGATTCTTCGACATCTCAGCCACTCCAAAAATCAAGTAGACTaaaggcaaagaaaaacatCGAAGGATATGACTCAAGTGAAATGAGGGTTAGCTCTAATAAATCGTTTCTGATGAGAAGTCCTGGTGAGGGTTCTGGAAAGGACACTGCTGGCCCATCTTCTGAGGATATAGTTTCCGACAATAAGTTTGGTCACAGTCAAATGGTTTCATGTTCAAATGTTAATTCTAGCACTGCATGTGATCATAATTATTCTGAAGGGATATTACTCCCTAAGTCAATGGGGCTGGACCCTGAAAAGAGTTCGGACTTTGTTAGCTTGAAATCTTCTTTTGTGACGAAGTGCAGCTTTGCATGTGATGATGTTTCATCTGGGTTAAAATTGTCAAATTTGGAAGACACTGACTGTAAAACTAAGTCCAGTAACTGTAGTGATGCAGTTGGACCAACAAAACTGACCACTCCATTTATTACGTTCAGTCgaagatataaaagaaaaaaggaaatggatGGCAGTGGTAGACAAGAAAAATCACTGTTTGAGGAAAAAAAGTGTTCGTTGTTTGGCAAATGGAGTAACTGCGCAAATGGTAATGCCCATGGTCGAGCAACATGCAATAAAGACTGCTTAGTGGATCATGCAGCAGATATTAGCCAATCAAAGGAGGTTCCAGATTCTAGGCGTTTGTATTGCCAAAATAAAGATAAA ATAAAAGATATTGATTCTACAGAGACTAATGCTGGAGATGCTCCTGAAACTAAGAC TTTGGTTTGCAATAAAGAACCACCACTTGATCGGGAAAATATATCAAAGGAATTCTCACCTGTAGCTGGACAAGAAATAGGCCAGAGTTCCCAGATTGCCATAGATATCCAAGAAGATCTTCCTATGTATTCTTCAGGAATGTCTTTAAATAATGCCGTTAAAGACTTACACTCTCAAGCCAGAACTGTAGATAAAGAACCTGAAACCTTTCAGGCCCACCTCAGAGAGGAACCTCAACTTGTGTCAAGCGATGGTCTGAAAGCAATAATAATACGTGATTTCACTACAGGAGGATCTCTACCTTATGTGAACCTGTCTTTTACTCCCACTG ATCTGGCTTCTCAAAAGCAATCCATTTGTTCTGCACCACAAACTCTTCAGTGCGCGGACTCTGCAAGCAGAAGTGATGCCACTTCTTTACATGGAGTGCTTCCCCAAGAATTGTTGGATTCTATGAATGAGAGAGTTGGGAAATCCTCTTCAGCCCACCCTATGCAGGCACGTAGAGatgcgtatatatatatggaaggaGTTGGTGCTCACTGCAAAATTAATGATGAAGTTTCTTTTGAGTTCTCCATGGACATCACACCAAAAGTTAAATGTCTGCAG CTATTTTCAGAGGACAAAAGCACTGATGCTCTGAGCTTAGCCATTACGCAGCCTGAGGTAACTGCTTCCGTGGTTTCAGAAGAACAAAATCATCTTCAATTGGGAAGTGAAAGCACTCAGCTGAAACAAGATTCAAATAGATCGTCACTCCTTCTAGGTTTATCCTTACCCTCTGAGTCTAAAATTGGAGGATCTGGCTCCAATAACTTCTCCACTGCTCTGCCCTGGTTGAACTGCATCAGTGAAGCAAGAAAATTTGTCCAGGATACTGTGCCCGAATCCTTGACTAACCAGACATCATCACTACTGGGAAACAAGCTGATGCTTGACAGCATTGTAAGCCGAGCAAAAGCTTTGAATGGAAGAGGCAGTATACATGGTGACTTCAAGCCTAACACTATCGTGTGGTCTGAAGAGGAGTTGGATTTTCTGTGGATAGGTGTAAGAAGACATGGAAGGGACAATTGGGATGCCATGTTGAGAGATCCAAGATTGCGCTTTTCACCATGGAAGGTTGCAGGGGACCTGGCTGAGCGGTGGGAGGAGGAACAATCCAAGTTATTGAATGTTACGCATGCTTCATTGTTTAAGGATTCAAATACGAGAAATTTTTCATCGAACTGTAACCGCAACTTCTTGGGTCCCAGAAGAGGAAGCCGGAGAGAAAATATGGCAGATGAAACCCAACTCTCACTTGGAAATTTATATGCTGACTTGGAGGGTAATGGCTCCAATAGACCATATTTCAGGTCAAGTTATATTCAAAATAATGACACTGGACAACTCCAGAGGCCTCCTAGTCACCCATGGAAGGGCCCTTATTCTGATTGTCATGGGGTAAACTATGATTGGGAGTCATTTAATTTATTGGAATGGGAGACTATGCCAAGGGGCAATCCTTCATCAGGTGATGGCCCCATAACTTGTTTGGCAGCAAAAGCTAATTTACCCCACTGGCTCAGAGAAGTGGTTAGTACTCCTCCAAGGTCAGCTGGGTCAAATCTGTCATTGGTTGCTTCATCATTTGCTCAGCCATGCCCTGTACCGAGAAACAGAATCCATGGCAGGCTTTGTGGTTTCAGGACAAGAGACATGCGACCATCAAATAGCAGCACTCATCGGTTCAACCTAATCAGAACTGGAATGGCTGAACAAAGCAGGGATTCTTCGAACCATGCTAGTAAACCAGATGATGTTATAATTATCGACAGTGATGGTTCTTCTGAAGAGACCATTTCTGATGATCGTAGTGCTTGA